From a single Rutidosis leptorrhynchoides isolate AG116_Rl617_1_P2 chromosome 5, CSIRO_AGI_Rlap_v1, whole genome shotgun sequence genomic region:
- the LOC139848362 gene encoding GDP-mannose transporter GONST3-like yields the protein MSNDVENPIKTSDPDSTFIKPESKWYNGLLQHLSVYGIAAGYCLSASLLSIINKWAVMKFPYPGALTALQYFTSATGVLLFGSLNLLEHDRLDLITMWKFLPAAVIFYLSLFTNSELLLHANVDTFIVFRSAVPIFVAIGETLYLNQPWPSVKTWLSLGTILGGSVLYVSTDYQFTFMAYSWALAYLISMSIDFVYIKHVVMTIGLNTWGLVLYNNLEALLLFPLELLIMGELKKIKHEIKDETDWYSFEVILPVGLSCLFGLAISFFGFSCRRAISATGFTVLGIVNKLLTVVINLMIWDKHSTFIGTIGLLICMFGGVLYQRSTSNKPKPVTDVKEVDAQENQEEEQQKLLQMQSFTESSELENQITGSEEAK from the coding sequence ATGTCCAATGACGTGGAAAATCCAATAAAAACTTCAGATCCCGATTCTACCTTTATCAAACCCGAATCAAAATGGTATAACGGTTTGCTTCAGCATCTTTCAGTATACGGTATAGCTGCTGGATACTGTTTATCAGCTTCGTTACTCTCCATCATCAATAAATGGGCTGTTATGAAGTTCCCTTACCCTGGAGCCTTAACTGCCTTACAATATTTCACCAGTGCAACAGGCGTCCTCCTTTTCGGGTCCTTAAACCTTCTAGAACATGACCGTTTGGATCTGATTACCATGTGGAAGTTTCTTCCAGCTGCAGTTATATTCTATCTATCACTGTTTACAAACAGTGAGCTTCTTCTTCATGCAAACGTTGACACCTTTATTGTGTTCCGGTCAGCTGTTCCTATTTTTGTTGCCATTGGTGAAACTTTGTATTTGAACCAACCATGGCCTTCGGTTAAGACATGGCTTTCGTTAGGAACCATATTGGGTGGTAGTGTGCTTTACGTTAGTACAGATTACCAGTTTACGTTCATGGCATATAGTTGGGCTTTGGCTTACTTAATAAGCATGTCTATAGATTTTGTTTACATAAAGCATGTAGTGATGACGATCGGTTTGAACACGTGGGGTCTCGTGTTGTACAATAATCTTGAAGCTTTACTGCTTTTTCCATTAGAGCTGTTAATAATGGGAGAGTTAAAGAAGATAAAACACGAAATTAAGGACGAGACAGATTGGTATTCTTTTGAGGTGATTTTGCCTGTGGGTTTATCGTGTTTGTTTGGTCTGGCGATTTCGTTCTTTGGATTCTCGTGTCGTAGGGCTATATCTGCAACCGGGTTTACTGTTCTTGGTATTGTGAATAAGCTGTTAACTGTTGTGATTAATTTGATGATTTGGGATAAACACTCGACGTTTATTGGAACAATCGGGCTTTTGATTTGTATGTTTGGTGGGGTGTTGTATCAGCGGTCCACTAGCAACAAGCCCAAACCTGTTACTGATGTCAAAGAAGTAGATGCACAAGAGAACCAAGAAGA